A region of the Desulfovibrio litoralis DSM 11393 genome:
TGCTTTAAACAACAAGAACCATGCACCAACAGGTCCGTATCCGTCTTTAAAACGAGCAGGAACGAAGCGGTTTTCCATCATGGTCATTTCTGCACCAACTTGGGCACACATAGTATAGGTAGAACCGGCGTTCCATACTGGATACCATGCACGTCCCATACCTTCACCGGTAGAACGTGGTTTATAAACGTTTACGGCACCACCGCAAGCACAGTTGATTGCGTTAGCACGGAAGATATGAACTTCGTTGGCACGAAGGTTAAAACCTACAGCACCGGCGATGCGATTTGGTTGTTTAGCATCAAGAAGCATTTTAACGATAAAAATACGCTCCATGATACGGTCTTGACCAAGTGCATTTTTAGCTGCTTCAGCAACGATACATTTGTATGATTCACCGTTGATCATGATCTGCCAGCGACCGGAACGAACAGGTTCGTCGCCGTTACGCAAGCTTTTACCTTTTGATTTGGCAGCAGCACCGTCTAAGTTATGATCGCCGTCTTTAATCCAGCAAGGAAGACCCCAGTCTTCAAAGAGGTGAACAGAATCATCAACGTGGCGACCTAAGTCAAAGATAAGGTCTTCACGTACAAGACCCATAAGGTCAGTACGAACCATGCGAACGTAATCGTCAGCAGTGTTTTTACCAACATAAGTGTTAATAGCGGAAAGCCCTTGTGCAACAGCACCTGAGCGTTCGAGAGAGGCTTTATCAACTAAAAGAATTTTTAAATCAGGGGCAAACTTATTGGCCCAGCGAACTGCTTCAAATGCAACACCGCAAGAACCCATACCGCCACCGATAATGAGCAAATCAACATCATGTTCTTTTATAACTGGTTCAGCAATGGCTACACCACGAGGTGCTTCCTTCATTGGAATCATTGGCATAATTACTTCTCCTTGGTATATTGGGAAAAGGGTTGGATATAATACATAAGCCTTTAAAGTCTACGACTAGATGCTTGTGTCAGCCCAAGTAACGGAAAGGTCGGCTTCTGCCATCTCGAATTTTTTACCTAATGCAGTTTGAGGCTTGATTAAAGCACTAGCATTTTCTGTAAATAGGACTTCATCTTCGAGGTTGGTAGGTTCAGGGAACCCATCAAAAGGTTTGATTGAACCTTCTGCTGTGGTACGAATTGGGAACTTAAAGCGTTTTACTCCACCATCACGGAATTTAACAGTCCACATGATTGAGTCGGCTGAACGCATAGGGATACAAGTTCCGCCCATTGGGGCAAAATCTGCATAAGGACGAGCTGTGATAGCACCTTGTGGACATATTTTTACACAAGAATAACATTCCCAGCATGCTTCAGGCTCT
Encoded here:
- the aprB gene encoding adenylyl-sulfate reductase subunit beta; translated protein: MPTYVDPSKCDGCKGGEKTACMYICPNDLMILDPEEMKAYNQEPEACWECYSCVKICPQGAITARPYADFAPMGGTCIPMRSADSIMWTVKFRDGGVKRFKFPIRTTAEGSIKPFDGFPEPTNLEDEVLFTENASALIKPQTALGKKFEMAEADLSVTWADTSI